One region of Streptomyces capillispiralis genomic DNA includes:
- a CDS encoding SGNH/GDSL hydrolase family protein — protein MRPLRFVALGDSLTEGVGDRAGGGWRGWAALLAPSLGTEPVRFTNLAVSGAQTRDVLERQLPAALALRPGLVSVVVGVNDTLRRTFDIRDVAARLDRVYAACTAQGALLLTACLPDPGAMLGLPGALARPLARRQRAVNTVVHVLSERYGAVHLHAAEGDWITDRALWSADRLHPGEPGHRQLAVRFHELLARRGVATGPAPSAEPDSPAPTLRASVWWLATAGTGWVARRCTDLLPQLLSLAVDEMRHHARGTGIRLDLRASAAASAALAALAAGEQRPGAV, from the coding sequence GTGAGACCGCTGCGGTTCGTGGCCCTCGGGGACTCGCTGACCGAGGGGGTCGGGGACCGGGCCGGCGGCGGATGGCGGGGCTGGGCGGCGTTGCTCGCACCGTCGCTGGGCACGGAGCCGGTGCGGTTCACCAACCTCGCGGTGAGCGGGGCGCAGACGCGCGACGTGCTCGAACGGCAGCTGCCCGCCGCGCTGGCGCTGCGGCCCGGCCTCGTCTCCGTCGTCGTCGGCGTCAACGACACCCTGCGCCGCACCTTCGACATCCGCGACGTGGCGGCACGCCTGGACCGGGTGTACGCGGCCTGCACGGCACAGGGCGCCCTGCTGCTCACCGCCTGCCTGCCCGACCCGGGCGCGATGCTGGGGCTGCCGGGCGCGCTGGCCCGGCCGCTCGCCCGGCGGCAGCGGGCCGTGAACACCGTGGTGCACGTCCTGTCCGAGCGGTACGGCGCGGTGCACCTGCACGCCGCCGAGGGCGACTGGATCACCGACCGCGCCCTGTGGAGCGCGGACCGGCTGCACCCCGGCGAACCGGGACACCGCCAACTGGCCGTGCGCTTCCACGAGCTGCTCGCGCGGCGCGGCGTCGCGACCGGGCCGGCCCCCTCGGCCGAACCCGACTCCCCGGCGCCCACCCTGCGGGCGAGCGTGTGGTGGCTGGCCACGGCGGGCACCGGCTGGGTGGCCCGCCGGTGCACCGACCTGCTGCCGCAGCTGCTCTCCCTCGCCGTCGACGAGATGCGCCACCACGCGCGGGGCACCGGCATCCGCCTCGACCTGCGCGCCTCCGCCGCGGCCTCGGCGGCACTGGCCGCACTGGCGGCGGGGGAGCAACGCCCCGGCGCGGTCTGA
- a CDS encoding biotin-dependent carboxyltransferase family protein, which translates to MTDRALVVVRAGALTTVQDRGRPGYAHVGVPRSGALDGPAAALANRLAGNAPDAAVLETTLNGCSVRPRSTVTVAVAGAPCPVTVDGRPAAWGAPVRVRAGSVLDVGAATSGVRAYLAVAGGVAVEPVLGSRSTDLLSGLGPAPLTDGAVLPLGTPRRPPARVDAAPQPAPPDELVLRVTPGPRDDWFTPAAVRVLTSRTYRVSPASNRIGLRTTGPALERARRDELPSEGMVLGAVQVPPDGTPVVFLADHPTTGGYPVIAVVRPADLAAAAQAVPGTPVRFTAVRRR; encoded by the coding sequence ATGACGGACCGCGCGCTCGTCGTCGTACGGGCGGGAGCCCTGACCACCGTGCAGGACCGGGGCCGTCCCGGGTACGCGCACGTCGGCGTGCCCCGCTCCGGGGCGCTGGACGGGCCGGCGGCGGCGCTCGCCAACCGGCTGGCCGGCAACGCGCCGGACGCGGCCGTCCTGGAGACGACGCTCAACGGCTGTTCCGTACGCCCCCGTTCGACGGTCACCGTGGCGGTCGCCGGGGCGCCCTGTCCGGTCACCGTGGACGGCCGCCCGGCCGCCTGGGGGGCGCCCGTGCGCGTGCGCGCCGGGTCCGTGCTGGACGTGGGGGCGGCGACGTCCGGGGTACGCGCCTATCTGGCCGTCGCCGGAGGGGTGGCCGTCGAGCCGGTGCTGGGCAGCCGCTCCACGGACCTGCTCTCCGGCCTCGGCCCGGCCCCGCTCACGGACGGCGCGGTGCTCCCCCTCGGGACGCCCCGGCGGCCCCCCGCGCGCGTGGACGCCGCCCCGCAGCCGGCGCCCCCGGACGAGCTGGTGCTGCGGGTGACCCCGGGCCCGCGCGACGACTGGTTCACCCCCGCCGCGGTGCGGGTCCTCACGTCCCGGACCTACCGGGTGTCCCCCGCGAGCAACCGCATCGGGCTGCGCACCACCGGGCCGGCCCTGGAGCGGGCCCGGCGGGACGAACTGCCCAGCGAGGGCATGGTGCTGGGCGCGGTGCAGGTGCCGCCGGACGGCACCCCGGTGGTCTTCCTGGCCGACCATCCGACCACCGGGGGCTACCCGGTCATCGCGGTGGTGCGTCCCGCCGACCTCGCGGCCGCCGCCCAGGCCGTCCCCGGCACCCCGGTCCGCTTCACCGCCGTACGACGCCGCTGA
- a CDS encoding 5-oxoprolinase subunit B family protein has translation MRVLPAGEDALLVEVASGEEAQALHAELLRRRAEGSLRIGEIVPAARTVLLDGVSEPARVAAELSARDLPAVPPRAGGTVEIPVRYDGPDLAEVAAHWGVSPGEVARIHAGTEFRVAFCGFAPGFGYLTGLPPRYDVPRRPTPRTAVPAGSVALAGPYTGVYPRSSPGGWQLIGTTGLVLWDHTRVPAALLSPGTRVRFVPVATTGPAA, from the coding sequence ATGAGGGTGCTGCCCGCCGGCGAGGACGCCCTGCTCGTCGAGGTCGCCTCGGGCGAGGAGGCCCAGGCGCTCCACGCGGAGCTGCTGCGACGCCGCGCGGAGGGCTCCCTGAGGATCGGCGAGATCGTTCCCGCGGCGCGCACGGTGCTGCTCGACGGCGTGTCCGAGCCCGCCCGGGTGGCCGCCGAACTGTCCGCGCGCGACCTGCCGGCCGTGCCCCCGCGCGCGGGCGGGACGGTCGAGATCCCGGTGCGCTACGACGGCCCGGACCTCGCCGAGGTCGCGGCGCACTGGGGTGTCTCCCCGGGCGAGGTGGCCCGCATCCACGCGGGCACCGAGTTCCGCGTCGCCTTCTGCGGTTTCGCACCCGGCTTCGGCTACCTCACCGGTCTGCCGCCGCGCTACGACGTGCCCCGCCGGCCCACCCCGCGCACGGCGGTACCGGCCGGATCGGTGGCGTTGGCGGGCCCGTACACCGGCGTGTATCCGCGGTCCTCGCCGGGCGGCTGGCAGCTGATCGGGACGACCGGCCTCGTGCTGTGGGACCACACGCGCGTGCCGGCGGCGCTGCTCTCCCCCGGCACGCGCGTGCGCTTCGTCCCGGTGGCCACGACGGGGCCCGCGGCATGA
- a CDS encoding LamB/YcsF family protein, with protein MTSIDLNADLGEGFGRWRLTDDERLLAVVTSANVACGFHAGDAATMRRVCELAAERGVRIGAQVSYRDLAGFGRRAMDVPPAELAAEVAYQIGALEVFARAAGARVAYVKPHGALYNRVVGDEEQAGAVVDGVVLADATLPVLGLPGSRLLDLAREAGLPVVTEAFADRAYTDGGTLVPRREEGAVVTDPEAVVTRSVDLARHGEVDARSGRRIAVRARSLCLHGDTPGAVELARRVRDALEASGVRVEAFA; from the coding sequence ATGACCTCGATCGATCTGAACGCCGACCTCGGCGAGGGCTTCGGCCGCTGGCGGCTCACCGACGACGAACGGCTGCTGGCCGTCGTCACCAGCGCCAACGTGGCCTGCGGTTTCCACGCCGGGGACGCGGCCACCATGCGCCGAGTGTGCGAGCTGGCGGCCGAGCGCGGGGTACGGATCGGCGCCCAGGTCTCCTACCGGGACCTGGCGGGCTTCGGGCGGCGCGCCATGGACGTGCCGCCCGCCGAACTGGCGGCCGAAGTGGCCTACCAGATCGGAGCCTTGGAGGTGTTCGCCCGCGCGGCGGGCGCCCGTGTGGCCTATGTGAAGCCGCACGGGGCGCTCTACAACCGCGTCGTGGGCGACGAGGAGCAGGCGGGCGCGGTCGTCGACGGGGTGGTCCTCGCGGACGCCACGCTGCCCGTGCTCGGCCTGCCCGGCTCACGTCTGCTGGACCTGGCCCGCGAGGCGGGGCTGCCGGTCGTCACGGAGGCGTTCGCCGACCGGGCGTACACCGACGGGGGCACGCTGGTGCCGCGCCGTGAGGAGGGCGCCGTGGTCACGGATCCCGAGGCGGTGGTGACGCGCTCGGTGGACCTGGCCCGCCACGGGGAGGTCGACGCCCGGTCGGGGCGGCGCATCGCGGTGCGGGCGCGCTCGCTGTGCCTGCACGGCGACACGCCCGGCGCGGTGGAACTGGCGCGCCGGGTGCGGGACGCCCTGGAGGCGTCCGGCGTCCGGGTGGAGGCCTTCGCATGA
- a CDS encoding putative hydro-lyase produces MKHTDDRTPTAVEDRPVALVDPHARAWSPRTARARFREGLTGPTAGVAVGHTQANLISVPADWAYDMLLFCQRNPKPCPVLDVTDAGSATTVLAPDADLRTDLPRYRVWENGELVDEPTDVRAYWRDDLVSFLIGCSFTFEWALTAAGVPVRHVEQGRNVPMYVTSWQCRPAGRLHGPMVVSMRPVPPAHLSAAIRESSLLPAVHGGPVHCGDPSGLGVDDLGRPDFGDPVDFEPDDIPVFWACGVTPQAAVMASRPPFALTHAPGQMFLSDARDEQYRVA; encoded by the coding sequence GTGAAGCACACCGACGACCGCACGCCGACCGCCGTGGAGGACCGCCCCGTGGCCCTCGTCGACCCGCACGCGCGCGCGTGGAGCCCGCGCACGGCGCGCGCCCGCTTCCGGGAGGGCCTGACGGGCCCGACCGCCGGCGTGGCCGTGGGCCACACCCAGGCCAATCTGATCTCGGTGCCCGCCGACTGGGCGTACGACATGCTGCTGTTCTGCCAGCGCAATCCCAAGCCGTGTCCGGTCCTGGACGTCACCGACGCCGGATCGGCCACCACCGTCCTCGCCCCGGACGCGGACCTGCGCACCGATCTGCCGCGCTACCGGGTGTGGGAGAACGGCGAGTTGGTGGACGAGCCGACGGATGTGCGGGCGTACTGGCGCGACGACCTGGTGTCGTTCCTGATCGGGTGCAGCTTCACCTTCGAGTGGGCGCTGACGGCGGCGGGCGTGCCGGTGCGGCACGTGGAGCAGGGCCGCAACGTTCCCATGTACGTGACGAGTTGGCAGTGCCGTCCGGCGGGGCGGCTGCACGGGCCGATGGTGGTGTCCATGCGTCCGGTGCCGCCGGCGCACCTGTCGGCGGCGATCCGGGAGAGCAGCCTGCTGCCGGCGGTGCACGGCGGTCCGGTGCACTGCGGCGATCCCTCCGGGCTGGGCGTCGACGACCTCGGCCGCCCCGACTTCGGCGACCCGGTGGACTTCGAGCCGGACGACATCCCGGTGTTCTGGGCCTGCGGGGTGACGCCGCAGGCCGCGGTCATGGCGTCCCGCCCGCCGTTCGCCCTCACGCACGCACCGGGGCAGATGTTCCTCAGCGACGCCCGCGACGAGCAGTACCGCGTGGCCTGA
- a CDS encoding MFS transporter, whose amino-acid sequence MSTTPPPQALAGEPRPARSEPDSGDGAFGWLRALGPRGRRAFGGAFGGYALDSYDYFTLPLTMVTLSAYFGLNSGQTGLLTTVTLVVSAVGGALAGVLADRIGRVRALLLTVITYAVFTVACGFAPNYETLLVFRALQGLGFGGEWAVGAILVAEYASARHRGRTLGAVQSSWAVGWALAVIVYTAVFSLVDDDLAWRVMFWTGALPALLVVWVRRSVRDAPEAAAAREKSAHKGSFAAIFRPDRAGSPGLLRTTLFAVLLSTGVQGGYYTLATWVPTYLKTERDLSVVGTGGYLTFLISGAFIGYLTGGYLTDRLGRRRNIWLFALLSAVCILAYTNIPSGANTLVLVLGFPLGFCMSAIFSGFGSYLSELYPTAIRGTGQGFTYNTGRAVGAVFPTTVGFLADSWGVGGALVFGAIGYGLAALALLGLPETRGKELE is encoded by the coding sequence ATGAGCACGACCCCTCCACCGCAGGCACTGGCCGGCGAACCACGCCCCGCACGGTCCGAACCCGACTCCGGTGACGGGGCGTTCGGCTGGCTGCGGGCCCTCGGACCGCGCGGCCGGCGCGCCTTCGGCGGCGCGTTCGGCGGCTATGCCCTGGACTCGTACGACTACTTCACGCTGCCGCTGACCATGGTCACGCTGTCGGCGTACTTCGGTCTGAACAGCGGCCAGACCGGGCTGCTGACGACCGTCACCCTGGTGGTGTCCGCGGTCGGCGGCGCCCTCGCCGGGGTGCTGGCGGACCGCATCGGGCGGGTCAGGGCCCTGCTGCTGACCGTGATCACCTACGCGGTGTTCACCGTGGCCTGCGGCTTCGCACCCAACTACGAGACGCTGCTGGTGTTCCGCGCGCTCCAGGGCCTCGGCTTCGGCGGCGAGTGGGCGGTCGGCGCCATCCTGGTCGCCGAGTACGCGAGCGCCCGGCACCGGGGCCGCACCCTCGGCGCCGTCCAGAGTTCGTGGGCCGTGGGCTGGGCGCTGGCCGTGATCGTGTACACGGCCGTCTTCTCCCTGGTCGACGACGACCTGGCCTGGCGGGTGATGTTCTGGACCGGTGCGCTGCCGGCGCTGCTCGTCGTATGGGTGCGGCGCAGCGTGCGGGACGCGCCCGAGGCGGCCGCCGCGCGGGAGAAGAGCGCGCACAAGGGCTCGTTCGCGGCGATCTTCCGGCCGGACCGGGCGGGCTCACCGGGCCTGCTGCGAACCACGCTGTTCGCCGTGCTGCTCTCCACCGGCGTCCAGGGCGGCTACTACACGCTCGCCACCTGGGTGCCGACCTATCTGAAGACCGAGCGCGACCTGTCGGTCGTCGGCACCGGCGGCTATCTGACGTTCCTGATCTCGGGAGCCTTCATCGGCTATCTGACCGGCGGCTACCTCACCGACCGGCTGGGCCGCCGGCGCAACATCTGGCTCTTCGCCCTGCTGTCCGCGGTCTGCATCCTGGCGTACACGAACATCCCGAGCGGTGCCAACACCCTGGTCCTGGTGCTCGGTTTCCCGCTGGGGTTCTGCATGTCGGCGATCTTCAGCGGCTTCGGCTCCTACCTGAGCGAGCTGTACCCGACGGCGATCCGCGGTACGGGCCAGGGCTTCACGTACAACACCGGGCGCGCCGTCGGCGCCGTCTTCCCCACGACCGTCGGTTTCCTGGCCGACAGCTGGGGTGTGGGCGGGGCGCTGGTCTTCGGCGCGATCGGTTACGGCCTCGCGGCGCTGGCACTGCTGGGGCTGCCCGAGACGCGCGGGAAGGAACTGGAGTGA
- a CDS encoding GntR family transcriptional regulator, with amino-acid sequence MAEQLSGLADDRALLGRTSTAERVADILRSRIAEGYFPPGTRLSEDSIGGALGVSRNTLREAFRLLTHERLLVHELNRGVFVRVLTVEDVEDIYRTRRLVECAVVRGLGDPPYALDALAEAVEEGRAAAREGDWKGVGTANIHFHRELVALADGERTDELMRSVFAELRLAFHVVDEPRRLHEPYIARNVAILQALQDGDRTKAEQLLAAYLDVSLERVVEVYRRRVGEDGQGG; translated from the coding sequence ATGGCAGAGCAGCTGAGCGGACTGGCCGACGACCGTGCCCTGTTGGGCCGCACCAGCACCGCCGAGCGGGTCGCGGACATCCTCAGGAGCCGGATCGCCGAGGGGTACTTCCCGCCCGGCACCCGCCTGTCGGAGGACAGCATCGGCGGCGCGCTCGGCGTCTCCCGCAACACCCTGCGCGAGGCGTTCCGGCTGCTCACACACGAACGGCTGCTCGTCCACGAGCTGAACCGGGGCGTGTTCGTACGGGTGCTGACCGTCGAGGACGTCGAGGACATCTACCGCACCCGGCGGCTCGTCGAGTGCGCCGTCGTCCGCGGCCTCGGCGACCCGCCCTACGCGCTCGACGCGCTCGCCGAGGCGGTGGAGGAGGGGCGGGCCGCGGCGCGCGAGGGTGACTGGAAAGGCGTGGGTACGGCCAACATCCACTTCCACCGGGAGCTGGTGGCCCTCGCCGACGGCGAGCGGACCGACGAGCTGATGCGCAGCGTCTTCGCCGAACTGCGGCTCGCCTTCCACGTGGTGGACGAGCCCAGGCGACTGCACGAACCGTACATCGCGCGAAATGTCGCCATTCTCCAGGCTCTGCAGGACGGCGACCGGACGAAGGCCGAGCAGTTGCTCGCGGCCTACCTCGACGTCTCGCTGGAGCGGGTGGTGGAGGTGTACCGGCGCCGGGTCGGGGAGGACGGGCAGGGCGGCTGA